From the genome of Palaemon carinicauda isolate YSFRI2023 chromosome 6, ASM3689809v2, whole genome shotgun sequence, one region includes:
- the LOC137642113 gene encoding putative uncharacterized protein DDB_G0286901, translating to MRFLLLSVTVALAAGQQFQQRLELNNPAVRLAGPGFFQQGSSFRSGSEFGNSNRNNQFQNLGSNIQSSSVSNNRNFESFTRLQNDNQFQSGRTTLQLNQQNNLNSFGAENQNRFQGQAYQQNQQNTFTPGAFQQDSGNQFQSTSSVSTSEINNGISFDLNQGNRDNRPQTFSDNQQDTRRNRLTPINIQLTPSLRIQAQQAPSSFLQTDRNQQNNNNRFQQAGFSTGRFDNNNNNNNNIQFNANSQVSLRGQTQSSNSLQLNTGSSFNQGGDEVSGVFEPLNLPSGATRLLGSISSSFSCTNRPYGYYADQDNACRVFHVCNPALFSDGKIETYQYSFMCGEGTVFDQSEMTCKVEYDATPCQEAANFYFRNEQFGRLEDKNF from the exons ATGAGGTTCCTCCTACTTT CAGTTACAGTTGCTCTTGCTGCTGGACAACAGTTCCAGCAACGTCTGGAACTCAATAACCCAGCTGTCAGGCTTGCTGGTCCGGGTTTCTTCCAGCAAGGAAGCTCCTTTAGATCTGGATCCGAGTTTGGCAACAGCAACAGAAATAACCAGTTCCAGAATCTAGGCTCAAACATTCAATCCAGTTCTGTTTCAAACAACAGAAACTTCGAGTCATTTACTAGGCTCCAGAATGATAATCAATTTCAGTCTGGAAGAACAACTCTCCAGCTGAACCAACAAAACAACTTAAATTCCTTTGGTGCTGAAAACCAAAATAGGTTCCAGGGTCAAGCTTATCAACAAAACCAACAAAATACATTCACACCCGGTGCATTTCAACAAGACAGTGGAAATCAATTTCAGTCTACCAGCAGTGTAAGCACGTCTGAAATCAATAATGGAATCAGCTTTGATTTGAACCAAGGAAATCGTGATAATCGTCCCCAGACTTTCTCTGATAACCAACAAGATACCAGGAGGAACCGTCTCACACCAATCAACATCCAGTTGACGCCCTCACTTCGCATCCAGGCCCAGCAGGCACCAAGCTCTTTCTTGCAGACTGACAGAAATCAACAGAATAATAACAACCGATTCCAGCAAGCTGGATTTAGTACAGGAAggtttgacaacaacaacaacaacaacaacaacatccagtTCAATGCCAACAGCCAGGTTTCATTAAGAGGACAAACACAGTCAAGCAACAGTTTACAGTTGAACACTGGTTCGTCCTTCAACCAGGGCGGTGACGAGGTGAGTGGGGTTTTCGAGCCTTTGAACCTGCCCTCGGGTGCCACCCGTTTGCTTGGCAGTATCTCTTCCTCCTTCAGCTGCACCAACCGACCTTACGGCTACTACGCAGACCAAGACAACGCCTGTCGTGTCTTCCACGTTTGCAACCCAGCTCTCTTCTCTGACGGCAAAATAGAAACCTACCAATACAG CTTCATGTGCGGCGAAGGCACCGTCTTTGACCAAAGCGAGATGACCTGCAAGGTGGAGTATGATGCCACCCCTTGCCAGGAGGCTGCCAACTTCTACTTCAGGAACGAGCAGTTTGGTCGTTTGGAGGACAAGAACTTCTAA